Proteins co-encoded in one Bacillus paramycoides genomic window:
- a CDS encoding DUF4871 domain-containing protein gives MKKIGTMLLFSFLIAGCTQAQPDLEKPKKEAIATSSTQVNAPSFFHLSVLKDVNWEETPSFIQEKIPLRGIEDKIAMADSPIIANEKSEMMWYFLDPEMPTGKLSIIALKQGSVTPTPVLFQQETSKPTWTTSNTIDSTTNELPLTMSLPSSGLWVLNIYVNEKYYDQFVIHTE, from the coding sequence ATGAAAAAAATCGGAACTATGCTACTTTTCTCCTTTCTCATCGCTGGATGCACACAAGCGCAACCTGATTTAGAAAAACCTAAAAAAGAAGCTATCGCAACGTCATCCACTCAAGTTAATGCACCTTCCTTCTTTCACCTTAGCGTTTTAAAAGATGTAAATTGGGAAGAAACACCCTCCTTCATACAAGAAAAAATACCTTTAAGAGGTATTGAAGACAAAATCGCAATGGCTGATAGCCCTATTATCGCAAATGAAAAAAGCGAAATGATGTGGTACTTTTTAGATCCTGAAATGCCAACTGGAAAACTATCTATTATTGCACTAAAGCAAGGATCAGTAACTCCAACACCAGTACTCTTTCAACAAGAAACTTCCAAACCAACTTGGACTACTTCAAATACAATTGATTCCACTACAAACGAACTCCCTCTCACTATGTCACTACCTTCATCTGGATTATGGGTATTAAATATATATGTGAATGAAAAATATTATGATCAGTTTGTAATCCATACTGAGTAA
- a CDS encoding transporter: protein MKKKMMTVFTIGVMSLSILGGASPSETSKGKTDYEQRSKEQLNNGKIHAVHTEEKAENLGIETEGKEQITLEKEIHETEVGREAEQLGISIEGKDVGTLSEEIYETKIKQEALKLGISIENTTIINLINQINTIKINDEADKLGISTKGKEIEDIEEEIYGTKVREEAGKLGISQKGKEIEMLAQEVYEQKVQEEAKKYHIDLYGKDKYQVLKEINEQKVLQMADELNMDKTSMNVQELAEKIKKDQPEKGKELNFVPVIRTDADAFYSYLTN, encoded by the coding sequence TTGAAAAAGAAAATGATGACGGTATTCACTATTGGAGTAATGAGTTTAAGTATATTAGGGGGTGCCTCTCCTTCTGAAACATCAAAAGGAAAGACAGATTACGAGCAGCGCAGCAAAGAACAATTAAACAATGGGAAGATACATGCGGTGCATACAGAAGAAAAGGCGGAGAATCTAGGGATTGAAACGGAAGGGAAAGAACAAATTACGCTAGAAAAAGAAATCCATGAAACAGAAGTAGGAAGGGAAGCAGAACAGTTAGGAATTTCGATTGAAGGAAAAGACGTTGGAACTCTTTCCGAAGAAATTTATGAAACAAAAATAAAGCAAGAAGCGTTAAAGCTAGGGATATCTATAGAGAATACAACGATTATAAATTTAATTAATCAAATTAATACGATTAAAATTAACGATGAAGCGGATAAATTAGGCATCTCAACAAAAGGAAAAGAAATAGAGGACATTGAGGAAGAAATCTATGGAACGAAAGTAAGGGAGGAAGCAGGGAAGTTAGGTATTTCCCAAAAAGGAAAAGAGATAGAAATGTTAGCACAAGAAGTGTATGAACAAAAAGTACAGGAAGAAGCAAAAAAATATCATATTGATTTGTATGGTAAAGATAAATATCAAGTATTAAAAGAAATTAATGAACAAAAAGTATTACAAATGGCAGATGAGCTTAATATGGATAAAACGAGTATGAACGTTCAAGAATTAGCCGAAAAAATAAAAAAAGATCAGCCTGAAAAAGGCAAAGAACTAAATTTTGTACCGGTGATTCGCACGGATGCTGACGCGTTTTATTCGTATTTAACGAACTAA
- a CDS encoding 2-hydroxycarboxylate transporter family protein, producing MGIQKNVEAVSFSEGNEVQRESFASKIMNVKIGVIPLPLYVVLAAIIYGASVYNKLPADMIGGFAVIMIMGIFLGDIGMRIPILKNIGGPAILSLFIPSLLVFFNWMNPASMEAATMLMKKSNFLYLYISCLVVGSILGMNRKVLVQGFVRMFIPLVVGTLASVAVGLLVGSLFGFEMKQTFFFIIVPIVSGGIGEGILPLSLAYSDILNESSATFVSQLIPAAIIGNMFAIVSAGYMKRLGEKKPELSGNGVLVKTDNQAELLKEQNTEKPIDFSLMGAGLLIACTFFIFGGFASKFIGIPGAIIMIFSAAIVKYFKLMPAKMEQGAFHLYKFISKNLTWPLMVGLGLLYIPLKDVAAVLSVGYVVVCASVVLTMVASGFLVGKVMKMYPVESAIVTGCHSGLGGTGDVAILSASNRMELMPFAQISTRLGGAAMVVTATILLKMFS from the coding sequence ATGGGAATTCAAAAGAATGTGGAAGCGGTATCATTTTCTGAAGGAAATGAAGTACAAAGAGAATCTTTCGCTTCTAAAATTATGAATGTAAAAATCGGTGTTATACCTTTACCGTTATATGTAGTATTGGCTGCTATTATTTATGGGGCATCTGTATATAATAAATTGCCAGCAGATATGATTGGTGGATTTGCAGTTATTATGATCATGGGTATTTTCTTAGGAGACATTGGGATGAGAATTCCAATTTTAAAAAATATCGGCGGTCCGGCAATACTTTCGCTATTTATTCCATCATTACTTGTATTTTTTAACTGGATGAATCCAGCTTCAATGGAAGCTGCGACTATGTTAATGAAAAAATCGAACTTCTTATATTTATATATTTCTTGTTTAGTAGTCGGGAGTATTTTAGGAATGAACCGTAAAGTGTTAGTACAAGGTTTCGTTCGTATGTTTATTCCTTTAGTAGTAGGGACGTTAGCTTCTGTAGCAGTAGGATTATTGGTCGGTTCACTATTTGGATTTGAAATGAAGCAAACATTCTTCTTCATCATCGTACCAATTGTGAGTGGTGGTATCGGGGAAGGGATTTTACCATTATCGCTAGCTTATAGTGATATTTTAAACGAATCATCAGCAACGTTTGTATCACAGCTTATTCCAGCGGCTATTATTGGAAATATGTTCGCAATCGTGAGTGCAGGGTATATGAAGCGTTTAGGTGAGAAGAAACCAGAGCTTAGTGGTAACGGTGTATTAGTGAAAACCGACAATCAAGCCGAGTTATTAAAAGAACAAAATACAGAAAAGCCAATTGACTTCTCATTAATGGGAGCAGGTTTATTAATTGCGTGTACGTTCTTCATTTTCGGAGGATTTGCTTCTAAGTTCATCGGTATTCCTGGGGCAATCATTATGATCTTCTCGGCAGCAATTGTAAAATATTTCAAATTAATGCCAGCAAAAATGGAGCAAGGTGCATTCCATTTATATAAATTCATTTCGAAGAATTTAACTTGGCCGTTAATGGTTGGACTAGGATTGCTATATATTCCGCTAAAAGACGTAGCAGCAGTTCTTTCAGTAGGATATGTTGTTGTGTGCGCATCAGTTGTTCTTACAATGGTAGCATCAGGTTTTCTTGTAGGGAAAGTGATGAAAATGTATCCAGTTGAATCAGCAATTGTAACGGGATGTCATAGTGGTTTAGGTGGAACTGGAGATGTTGCTATTTTATCAGCTTCAAATCGTATGGAATTAATGCCTTTTGCGCAAATTTCAACACGTTTAGGCGGGGCAGCAATGGTTGTAACAGCGACAATTTTATTAAAAATGTTTTCATAG
- a CDS encoding C39 family peptidase produces the protein MIRRWKWYICMALLAIAVWNVYTNGITKYVEKLTFFHIRSGKEAEFSDNDEKVILSNVPFIQQLPELDRGCEVTSLAMMLQYAGITVDKMKLANEIKKVDFMNDGVRGNPNEGFVGNIYTFSESGYGVYHGPLFQLAKKYLPNKAVDLTGKSIEELYKSVKAGQPVVMITNATFAPLDEDEFTTWETNSGDVSITYNEHCVVLVGYDKEFVYIRDPLSDSLDVKVPRENFEKAWIQMGSQAISYVKSSK, from the coding sequence GTGATACGGAGATGGAAGTGGTATATATGTATGGCTTTACTAGCTATAGCAGTATGGAATGTATATACAAATGGAATTACAAAGTATGTGGAGAAGTTAACCTTCTTCCATATACGAAGCGGAAAAGAAGCAGAGTTTAGTGATAATGATGAAAAGGTCATCTTATCAAATGTACCTTTCATTCAGCAATTACCAGAGCTAGATAGAGGCTGTGAAGTGACGAGCTTAGCGATGATGTTACAATACGCAGGCATTACAGTGGATAAGATGAAATTAGCAAATGAAATAAAGAAAGTTGATTTTATGAACGATGGTGTACGTGGAAATCCGAATGAAGGATTTGTAGGGAATATTTATACCTTTTCTGAATCTGGATATGGTGTATATCATGGACCACTTTTTCAATTAGCGAAAAAGTATTTACCTAATAAAGCTGTGGATTTAACAGGGAAGAGTATAGAAGAACTTTATAAGAGTGTAAAGGCAGGACAACCGGTAGTTATGATTACAAATGCAACGTTTGCACCATTAGATGAAGATGAATTTACTACATGGGAAACAAATAGTGGAGATGTTTCTATTACGTATAATGAACATTGTGTAGTACTTGTTGGATATGATAAAGAATTTGTATACATTCGAGATCCTCTAAGTGATAGTTTAGATGTAAAAGTACCGAGAGAAAACTTTGAAAAGGCCTGGATACAAATGGGGAGTCAGGCGATTAGTTATGTGAAAAGCTCTAAATGA
- a CDS encoding methyl-accepting chemotaxis protein: protein MTGKAKENISILNTVISQNIEEKFVDAAYFADILTEDTYPNGQEEIVRAKLAQYIKLHPEVEGIYIGTQTGKFIREPFIKMADGYNPTDRSWYKEAHENKGKVIVTAPYQSASTKNMVVTIAKEVKDGKGVIGINLNLDNILKISKMINIGEKGYAVILDQNKQIVSHPSRKPGAKVTDPWIKPIYEDKQGNVSYTEQDDKKNLIFATNEKTGWKVVGVMFDEEITQAANPVFYKTFIVIAIAIVFGSVLIYFITKSITRPLRKIADSAHKISKGDLTEKITIYSKDDIGKLGDSFNKMSASLQDVITQISFSAEHVAASAEELTASVQQANDATDQITIAMEQVSGGAESQSQGVEEGAATLQQVNTAIQDVNGSAESISISSLHAKERAEEGEELVEQTAKQMQSISKSVSESDAIIKLLDEKSKQVGAISEAIQNIATQTNLLALNAAIEAARAGEQGRGFAIVADEVRKLAEQSGESSGEIANLIAEIKADIEHTVKAMDNVNGEVQQGLDVVTKTKVSFTEILSSTTHIVSQVNQMVETTKRIAGDANEVTNAIDEIAAAAEENTASMQSVAASTEEQMNSMEEISSASQNLAEMAEELQAMTSKFKV from the coding sequence ATCACAGGTAAAGCAAAGGAAAACATTTCGATTTTAAATACTGTTATTTCTCAAAATATAGAAGAGAAATTTGTTGATGCAGCATACTTTGCAGACATCTTGACAGAAGATACATATCCAAACGGACAAGAAGAAATAGTAAGAGCAAAGTTAGCTCAATATATAAAACTTCATCCAGAAGTAGAAGGTATTTATATTGGAACACAGACGGGAAAGTTTATAAGAGAACCATTTATCAAAATGGCTGATGGATATAATCCAACAGATAGATCTTGGTATAAAGAAGCGCATGAAAATAAAGGGAAAGTAATTGTTACTGCACCATATCAATCAGCATCTACCAAAAATATGGTAGTGACAATTGCTAAAGAAGTAAAAGATGGTAAAGGTGTTATAGGAATTAACTTAAATTTAGATAACATCTTAAAAATTTCCAAAATGATTAACATTGGTGAAAAAGGTTATGCAGTTATTTTAGATCAAAATAAGCAAATTGTTAGTCATCCATCTAGAAAACCAGGTGCAAAAGTTACTGATCCTTGGATTAAACCAATTTATGAAGATAAACAAGGAAATGTGTCTTATACAGAACAAGATGATAAAAAGAATTTAATCTTTGCAACAAATGAGAAAACAGGATGGAAAGTAGTAGGAGTTATGTTCGACGAAGAAATTACCCAAGCTGCGAATCCAGTATTTTATAAGACTTTTATTGTCATAGCTATAGCTATTGTATTTGGTAGTGTATTAATTTATTTCATTACAAAGTCTATTACAAGACCATTAAGAAAAATAGCTGACTCGGCACATAAAATTAGTAAGGGAGATTTGACTGAGAAAATTACAATCTATTCCAAGGATGACATAGGGAAATTAGGGGATTCCTTCAATAAAATGTCTGCCTCTTTACAAGATGTGATTACTCAAATTAGTTTTTCAGCAGAACATGTCGCTGCATCGGCTGAAGAGTTAACAGCGAGCGTACAGCAAGCAAATGATGCGACAGATCAAATTACAATTGCAATGGAACAAGTATCAGGTGGGGCTGAATCACAAAGTCAAGGTGTTGAAGAAGGTGCGGCTACATTACAACAAGTAAATACTGCAATTCAAGATGTAAATGGAAGCGCGGAATCAATTTCTATCTCCTCATTACATGCGAAAGAAAGAGCTGAAGAAGGGGAAGAATTGGTTGAACAAACAGCAAAACAAATGCAGTCTATTTCTAAATCGGTATCCGAGTCAGATGCTATTATTAAACTTCTTGATGAGAAATCAAAGCAGGTAGGAGCTATTTCTGAAGCAATTCAAAATATCGCTACTCAAACGAACTTATTAGCTTTAAATGCAGCTATTGAAGCAGCAAGAGCAGGTGAACAGGGCCGAGGATTTGCTATTGTAGCAGATGAGGTTAGAAAATTAGCGGAGCAATCAGGAGAATCATCTGGAGAGATTGCAAATTTAATTGCAGAAATTAAGGCTGATATTGAACATACTGTTAAGGCGATGGATAATGTGAATGGGGAAGTTCAACAAGGTCTTGATGTTGTAACAAAAACGAAGGTGAGTTTTACGGAAATTTTAAGTTCTACTACACATATTGTTTCTCAAGTGAATCAAATGGTAGAAACAACGAAGAGAATTGCTGGAGATGCAAATGAAGTGACAAATGCTATTGATGAAATCGCAGCAGCTGCAGAAGAAAATACAGCTAGTATGCAAAGTGTTGCTGCTTCAACAGAAGAACAAATGAATTCAATGGAAGAAATTAGTTCAGCTTCGCAAAATTTAGCTGAGATGGCCGAAGAACTACAAGCGATGACTAGTAAATTTAAAGTATAA
- a CDS encoding DMT family transporter, whose amino-acid sequence MNNGRRIGLIMIITGATLWGLSGPMIQWLFQHTNVSSVDFLTIRLLLAGIFILSFLLTKKQNIFQIWRHPRHSIQLIIFSILGMLGAQYAFIETVHISNAVTATLFQFLGPVLITIYVAFGQKKFPASMQLLAIITALTGTYFIITNGSIENIVLSKEAIIFGLLTAIGFAFYTLHPASLIKECGTTVVIGWGMLIGGIALLICNRSFEWNQLSQTFTLKTFSMLILIIISGTLSFLLYIGSLKYLAATETSILSSIEPLVATIVSIAWLNESFGAYQLLGGLCIVLSVIFLTMPQKENEPTFSTEQI is encoded by the coding sequence ATGAACAATGGTAGACGTATCGGACTCATTATGATTATTACAGGGGCTACATTATGGGGATTATCTGGCCCGATGATTCAGTGGCTATTTCAACATACTAACGTATCATCAGTTGATTTTTTAACAATTCGCTTATTGCTTGCGGGAATATTTATTTTATCTTTCTTACTTACAAAGAAACAAAACATATTTCAAATTTGGAGACACCCTAGACATTCTATACAACTTATTATTTTCTCTATTCTCGGCATGCTTGGTGCGCAATACGCCTTTATTGAAACAGTTCATATTAGTAACGCGGTTACAGCGACATTATTTCAATTTCTTGGCCCTGTTCTTATTACCATTTATGTCGCATTTGGACAAAAAAAATTCCCAGCGTCTATGCAACTGCTCGCAATTATAACGGCACTAACGGGGACATACTTTATTATTACAAATGGTTCAATTGAAAATATTGTTTTATCAAAAGAAGCCATTATTTTTGGTCTATTAACAGCAATTGGATTTGCATTTTATACCCTTCATCCAGCCTCTCTTATTAAAGAATGCGGAACAACTGTAGTAATTGGCTGGGGAATGTTAATTGGAGGTATTGCCCTGCTTATTTGTAATCGCTCGTTTGAATGGAATCAGCTTTCACAAACTTTTACACTAAAAACATTTTCTATGCTTATTCTTATCATTATAAGTGGCACTCTTTCTTTCCTCCTTTATATCGGTAGTCTGAAATATTTAGCAGCAACAGAAACAAGCATTTTATCTAGTATTGAACCACTTGTAGCTACCATCGTTTCAATCGCTTGGCTGAATGAATCCTTTGGAGCCTATCAATTATTAGGCGGCTTATGTATCGTTCTTTCTGTTATTTTCTTAACGATGCCACAAAAAGAGAATGAACCTACCTTTTCAACTGAACAAATATAA
- a CDS encoding response regulator, translating to MIKVLIVEDDPMVAMLNTHYLEQVGGFELVQAVNSVKSAIEVLEGSRVDLVLLDIFMPEETGFELLMYIRNQEKEIDIMMISAVHDMGSIKKALQYGVVDYLIKPFTFERFKKALTIYREKLTFMKEQQKISQSELDSLILQKEKRESTVTKELPKGLTKQTLQLIWQKIESLNGRAFTTDEMAQLVGVSRVSIRKYVMFLTEIGVLENEMVYQHVGRPVSKLRCIDQNKIEFYV from the coding sequence ATGATTAAAGTTTTAATTGTAGAAGATGACCCGATGGTAGCAATGTTAAATACGCATTATTTAGAGCAAGTAGGAGGGTTTGAACTTGTTCAAGCAGTTAACTCCGTAAAATCGGCGATAGAAGTATTAGAGGGATCACGAGTAGATTTAGTATTACTTGATATTTTTATGCCTGAAGAGACTGGATTTGAGCTTTTAATGTATATTCGGAACCAAGAAAAAGAAATCGATATTATGATGATTTCAGCTGTACATGATATGGGGAGTATTAAAAAAGCATTACAATATGGCGTAGTAGATTATTTAATTAAACCATTTACATTTGAACGATTTAAAAAGGCGTTAACTATATATCGAGAAAAACTTACTTTCATGAAAGAACAACAAAAAATTAGTCAATCGGAATTAGATTCGTTAATTTTGCAAAAAGAAAAAAGAGAGTCTACTGTTACTAAAGAGCTTCCGAAAGGATTAACGAAGCAAACGTTGCAACTAATTTGGCAGAAAATCGAGTCGCTGAATGGACGAGCGTTTACAACAGATGAAATGGCGCAATTAGTTGGTGTTTCAAGGGTTTCTATTCGAAAGTATGTAATGTTTTTGACTGAAATTGGAGTATTAGAAAACGAAATGGTGTATCAACATGTAGGGAGACCGGTGAGTAAATTAAGATGTATTGACCAAAATAAAATAGAGTTTTACGTATAA
- a CDS encoding NAD(P)-dependent malic enzyme — protein MLENQINERSLLLHKELVGKIEITSKVEVNSADDLSLTYTPGVAESCKAIAADEETVYDYTARGNMVAVVSDGTAVLGLGNIGPKAAMPVMEGKSILFKKFANVDAFPLCVGTTDVDEIVTLVKNLEPTFAGINLEDIAAPRCFEIEKRLKAETNIPVFHDDQHGTAIVVLAAVINALKVVSKQMDNVKIVINGAGSAGIAIGKLLLKAGAKHITLVSLEGIVCEGETWMNEAQIEVSKKTNREHVRGTLKEAIHQADIFIGVSAPNVLTKELVQTMNEKAIVFAMANPIPEIFPEDALEAGAAVVGTGRSDYANQVNNVLAFPGIFRGALDVRATDITEEMKLAAAYGIANIITEEECNANYVIPNPLDKRVVPSVAEAVAKAAIESGVAQITEVPSY, from the coding sequence ATGTTAGAAAATCAAATTAATGAAAGATCATTGTTACTGCATAAAGAATTAGTAGGGAAAATTGAAATTACAAGTAAAGTAGAAGTAAATTCAGCGGATGATTTAAGCCTGACATATACACCAGGTGTAGCAGAGTCTTGCAAAGCAATTGCGGCGGATGAAGAAACCGTGTATGACTATACAGCACGCGGTAATATGGTGGCAGTTGTCTCAGATGGAACAGCGGTACTCGGTTTAGGGAATATTGGACCGAAAGCAGCTATGCCTGTTATGGAAGGAAAGAGTATTTTATTTAAGAAATTTGCGAATGTAGATGCTTTCCCGTTATGTGTAGGTACAACTGATGTGGATGAAATCGTTACCCTTGTAAAAAATTTAGAGCCTACGTTTGCAGGAATTAACTTAGAAGATATTGCAGCACCACGTTGTTTTGAAATTGAAAAGCGATTAAAAGCAGAAACAAATATTCCTGTATTCCATGATGATCAACATGGAACCGCTATTGTCGTTTTAGCAGCTGTTATTAATGCATTAAAAGTTGTTAGCAAACAAATGGATAATGTAAAAATCGTTATTAACGGTGCGGGTTCGGCAGGAATTGCAATTGGGAAACTATTATTAAAGGCTGGTGCAAAGCACATTACGTTAGTTAGCTTAGAAGGTATTGTTTGTGAAGGTGAAACATGGATGAACGAAGCGCAAATTGAAGTTTCAAAAAAGACAAATCGAGAACATGTGCGTGGAACGTTGAAAGAAGCAATTCACCAAGCTGATATTTTTATTGGCGTATCTGCTCCTAACGTATTAACGAAAGAACTTGTACAGACGATGAATGAGAAAGCAATTGTGTTTGCAATGGCGAATCCAATTCCAGAAATCTTTCCAGAGGATGCATTAGAGGCTGGGGCAGCTGTAGTAGGAACCGGGCGCTCGGATTATGCGAATCAAGTAAATAATGTATTAGCGTTCCCGGGGATATTCCGTGGTGCGTTAGATGTGCGCGCGACTGATATTACAGAAGAGATGAAATTAGCGGCAGCATATGGGATCGCTAACATCATTACGGAAGAAGAATGTAATGCGAATTATGTAATCCCGAATCCGTTAGATAAAAGAGTTGTTCCAAGTGTTGCGGAAGCTGTAGCGAAAGCAGCCATTGAGTCAGGTGTGGCACAAATTACAGAAGTGCCAAGTTATTAA
- a CDS encoding sensor histidine kinase — protein MKKRKRLWNLWKTITLLVCTVVIFSLLVTDILISHNVERTTEDSQAEKAKTIAHIVANDSIVIDGLTGKADTSAIQTYTNRILKNTGVQFIVVMDMNGIRKSHPNPQKIGHHFIGGDEGPALKGKEHVSLAEGTLGISMRVFVPVFSETGEQLGAVAVGISADNVKERVKESRHIIYIGVGVGVLVGIIGAILLARHIKKSLFGLEPHRIAKILEERNTMLQSVKEGIIAVDKEANVTLINNEAKRLFKKSGLEEDFIGKDVELYMPNSRIKEVLQTGEVQLNEEQNIYGITIVTNRVPLYVKGEIVGAIATFRDKTEIRKLAEELTGIRLYAEALRAQSHEFMNKMHVVLGLTHMKQYEELQKYISGMVSEHQYEIGGVMERIKSPVFAGFLLGKLSYAREKNIKLIISEDSYMPEIDDESIIHELITIVGNLIDNALEAVTNCEKKQVELEIQYGDTLIITVQDTGKGIPEEEIGALFTKGYSTKGDNRGYGLYLVKESIQRINGEIHMHSLVGKGTTITIEIPKGRDERQI, from the coding sequence ATGAAAAAAAGAAAAAGACTATGGAATTTATGGAAAACGATTACATTGTTAGTTTGTACAGTTGTAATTTTTTCTTTACTTGTGACAGATATATTAATTAGTCATAATGTAGAACGGACGACGGAGGATAGCCAAGCAGAGAAAGCAAAAACAATTGCACATATTGTGGCGAATGATTCGATTGTGATCGATGGTTTGACTGGGAAAGCAGATACTTCTGCAATCCAAACGTATACAAATAGAATATTAAAAAACACAGGTGTTCAATTTATTGTAGTTATGGACATGAATGGAATAAGAAAATCACATCCAAATCCTCAAAAAATAGGTCATCATTTTATTGGGGGAGATGAAGGGCCTGCATTGAAAGGAAAGGAACATGTATCGCTGGCAGAAGGAACTTTAGGTATTTCAATGCGAGTATTTGTACCTGTATTTTCTGAAACGGGTGAACAACTTGGAGCGGTGGCCGTTGGTATTTCAGCAGATAATGTAAAAGAGAGAGTTAAGGAAAGTAGACATATTATTTATATTGGAGTTGGAGTTGGAGTACTAGTCGGAATTATAGGAGCAATATTACTAGCTAGACATATAAAGAAAAGTTTATTTGGTCTTGAACCTCACAGGATAGCGAAAATTCTTGAAGAAAGAAATACGATGCTACAATCTGTAAAGGAAGGTATTATTGCTGTAGATAAAGAGGCCAATGTGACTTTAATAAATAATGAGGCAAAACGATTGTTTAAGAAAAGTGGTCTTGAAGAAGATTTTATTGGTAAAGATGTTGAGTTGTATATGCCTAATTCACGTATAAAAGAAGTATTACAAACGGGAGAGGTACAATTAAACGAAGAACAAAATATTTATGGAATTACGATTGTGACGAATCGTGTTCCTTTATATGTAAAAGGAGAAATAGTTGGTGCGATTGCAACATTTCGTGATAAAACAGAGATTAGAAAGTTAGCAGAAGAATTAACTGGTATTAGACTATATGCGGAAGCATTACGGGCACAATCGCATGAATTTATGAATAAAATGCATGTCGTATTAGGGCTTACACACATGAAGCAGTATGAAGAATTGCAGAAGTATATAAGCGGTATGGTATCAGAGCATCAATATGAAATTGGTGGGGTTATGGAAAGGATAAAAAGTCCAGTATTTGCTGGGTTTTTACTTGGGAAACTTAGCTATGCTAGAGAGAAAAATATAAAATTAATCATAAGTGAAGACTCTTACATGCCGGAAATAGATGATGAAAGTATTATTCATGAACTAATTACGATTGTCGGAAATTTAATTGATAATGCATTAGAGGCAGTGACGAATTGTGAAAAGAAGCAAGTTGAACTTGAGATACAATATGGTGATACATTAATCATTACAGTACAAGATACGGGGAAAGGTATACCAGAAGAAGAAATAGGGGCATTATTTACGAAAGGTTATTCCACAAAGGGAGATAACCGTGGTTATGGTTTGTATCTTGTAAAAGAAAGTATACAGCGAATAAATGGGGAAATTCATATGCATTCATTAGTAGGAAAGGGAACAACGATAACAATTGAAATACCTAAAGGTAGGGATGAGAGGCAAATATGA